From the Pseudorca crassidens isolate mPseCra1 chromosome 18, mPseCra1.hap1, whole genome shotgun sequence genome, one window contains:
- the TPT1 gene encoding translationally-controlled tumor protein codes for MIIYRDLISHDEMFSDIYKIREVADGLCLEVEGKMVSRTEGNIDDSLIGGNASAEGPEGEGTESTVITGVDIVMNHHLQETSFTKEAYKKYIKDYMKSIKGKLEEQRPERVKPFMTGAAEQIKHILANFKNYQFFIGENMNPDGMVALLDYREDGVTPYMIFFKDGLEMEKC; via the exons ATGATCATCTACCGGGACCTCATCAGCC ATGATGAGATGTTCTCCGACATTTACAAGATCCGGGAGGTCGCGGACGGGCTGTGTCTGGAGGTGGAGGGGAAG ATGGTCAGTAGGACAGAGGGTAACATTGATGACTCGCTCATTGGTGGAAATGCCTCCGCTGAAGGCCCCGAGGGCGAAGGTACCGAAAGCACGGTAATCACTGGCGTGGATATTGTCATGAACCATCACTTGCAGGAAACCAGCTTCACAAAAGAAGCCTACAAGAAGTACATCAAAGATTACATGAAGTC AATCAAAGGGAAGCTTGAAGAACAGAGACCAGAAAGAGTAAAACCTTTTATGACAGGGGCTGCAGAACAAATCAAGCATATCCTTGCTAATTTCAAAAACTATCAG TTCTTTATTGGTGAAAACATGAATCCAGATGGCATGGTTGCTCTGCTGGACTACCGTGAGGATGGTGTGACCCCATATATGATTTTCTTTAAGGATGGtctagaaatggaaaaatgt TAA